The region ATTACCGCAGTCCACCTCATGGCTGAAAAAATGAGTCAGAGTTCCTTAGTCGGAGTGGTGACAACCCCTGTTGCTATGGGGATTACCGCTTTTGCTGCTTTGACCCTCCCTTCAGAAATGCAGTTCTGTGAACCCTTAGTCCCTGCCCTTAAGTCTAACTGGTTAATGATGCACGTTAGCGTCATGATGCTCAGTTATGCGACTTTAATGGTCGGGGCAGTATTAGCCATTGCTTTTCTCATTGTAACCCGTGGCCAAGATATTGAATTACGAGGCAGTTCCGTAGGAACTGGAGGCTATCGGGATAAATTAGGGCGATCGCAGCTATTCTCTACTAATAATAACCATAAAGAACCTGCGATAGCCATAGCTGATAAAAATGGTAGTGGCGGTACCGCAGTTCTAGACATGATAGCAACAGCAACAAAGAGTGAAGCTATTCTATCTCCCCAACTTCTCACCCTAGCTGATACCCTAGATAATATAAGTTATCGCATTATTGGGCTAGGGTTTCCCTTATTAACTATTGGTATCATAGCAGGAGCAGTTTGGGCTAATGAAGCTTGGGGTTCTTATTGGAGTTGGGACCCGAAAGAAACCTGGGCCTTAATTACTTGGTTAGTATTTGCTGCTTATCTTCATGCACGTATTACGAAAGGTTGGCAAGGAAGAAAACCTGCTATCTTAGCTGCTAGTGGGTTTATGGTGGTTTGGGTTTGTTATTTAGGGGTGAATTTATTGGGTAAGGGTTTACATTCTTACGGGTGGTTTTTTTAGTTAAGTTTAGGTGAAAAATAAGCTAAAGCGTATGTAAAGTGCGTTTTAGCTTATCAATATTAAAAAAACGTGCGTGCAAAATACCACTAACTCGACAAAAGTCAATAACGGAGAGGGTGGGATTTGAACCCACGTTGACTTTCGCCAAACTCGATTTCAAGTCGAGCGCATTCGACCACTCTGCCACCTCTCCAAAGAGCCACAGATTTCTATTGTAGCAAAATCGGTCTATTTCACAAGCCCCAATCTCGTTAAACAAGTTGAGGAACCTCTTGATAATACAAATATTCCTGATAAATAATCCTGTAAGTTTGATTGAGCCAAATTAAAGCAATTTCAATCACCTGACCCTGATTAAGAGACACTAAAGAAAAATTACGCAACTTTTCCCCTTCCTGCTCAATAATGCGGGGGACACTAGCCGCATTTAAGTAAATCGTCCCTTGAGGATCATTCTTGACCCTAGTACGCAGTTGAGAACGAGTATGACGTAATCGATGGTGCATATGGCCAAACGTCACCAAAGGTATCTGTTTCCCCAGACCACGAACTTGGGCGATCGCCTCCCCTAAATCAGGATCACCATGATCACCCCCCAAAGGTTGCCAATCTCGGCCACACATGGCTTCAGGTTCTTTTCCTAGTCCTGTTGGTCCATTATGTCCCAAAAAAAGCACTGTCTCAAAGGCGGTTTTCTTGGCTTCTGCGACCATTTTAGCAGTAGATTCGATAAAATTAGTTATCCCATAGCGATCACGCAGAAATTCTTTATTTTTCCATTCTGGGCCACCCCAACTATAAGGACGACTCCCCACAACAGATAGATTAAGGGTAGGAAAGTCCAGCTTACTATAACCGACATGGATATCCCCTAAAATATCAAGTTGGGTTTGGACTCGGTCTTCTTTTTGATGGTCATAAGGACATTGTTTACGTCCCCAGTCTGATGCGGTGTACCAAGCATCATGATTCCCCATAATGACCGCTTTGGGAATGGATAAGGACTCGATTAAACTGACGACACGGAC is a window of Aphanothece sacrum FPU1 DNA encoding:
- the ccsB gene encoding c-type cytochrome biogenesis protein CcsB → MDLITLQSFLDNTAFLILLLTMLIYWSAAAFKGIPWLSTLGTAGVAIANLSIAGLLIARWIEGGYFPLSNLYESLFFLAWGITAVHLMAEKMSQSSLVGVVTTPVAMGITAFAALTLPSEMQFCEPLVPALKSNWLMMHVSVMMLSYATLMVGAVLAIAFLIVTRGQDIELRGSSVGTGGYRDKLGRSQLFSTNNNHKEPAIAIADKNGSGGTAVLDMIATATKSEAILSPQLLTLADTLDNISYRIIGLGFPLLTIGIIAGAVWANEAWGSYWSWDPKETWALITWLVFAAYLHARITKGWQGRKPAILAASGFMVVWVCYLGVNLLGKGLHSYGWFF
- a CDS encoding TIGR04168 family protein, which encodes MITYPKQEIKIAVIGDIHEQWEEADNLALEAIGVDLALFVGDFGNESVRVVSLIESLSIPKAVIMGNHDAWYTASDWGRKQCPYDHQKEDRVQTQLDILGDIHVGYSKLDFPTLNLSVVGSRPYSWGGPEWKNKEFLRDRYGITNFIESTAKMVAEAKKTAFETVLFLGHNGPTGLGKEPEAMCGRDWQPLGGDHGDPDLGEAIAQVRGLGKQIPLVTFGHMHHRLRHTRSQLRTRVKNDPQGTIYLNAASVPRIIEQEGEKLRNFSLVSLNQGQVIEIALIWLNQTYRIIYQEYLYYQEVPQLV